A window of Amaranthus tricolor cultivar Red isolate AtriRed21 chromosome 8, ASM2621246v1, whole genome shotgun sequence genomic DNA:
GTTGGTGGGTTATCATATGTATCTTTGGATCATATTTTCAGCACTTAGTTGCATTGAAGTGCTATTTTTTCTATTTCCAGCATCTCCCTGGATTTCCAGGTAATCAATCTGATCCTCAATCCTCCAAATCTTGTATCTGTATCTGTTGATTTTGCTTTAGTTTCTGGatgctcttttttttttttttctcataattTCTCCCTCTGTTCTGTTGCTTTCAAGTTGCGCAGATAATTAATTCCAAAACATGATTAATTTTGATTCCAAGAACTTGTTATGTTGTAAGGTGAGTGAGGGTCTGTATTTGTATGTATGGATGCAAGTTTGATGTTGCTAGTAGCTCTGAGGTAAGTGAGGCAGTGTAGGTGAATGGTATTACTCTGGTAGGTTTTGAGTGCTGCAGCTGCCATTTGTCTAAGTATTGATGCCCCCACTGCAGCATGCTTGAACGAGCACTTGTCCTCGGACGAGCAGCCATCTCTAGCAGATTCTGCCTCATTCTATCTTCAGTGCTCGAACGATCACTTTAGATTCTCGAATGAACAGCACCCCTCTTTTGCATGAAGTGAGAAATAAATCTGGTTTATTTTATGGGGTATGAATACCGTTTGCTCTTGGTTCAGCTGAGAGAAGCACAAATTGAGGGTTTGAGACCTTTTAAAAGAAAGGGTTAATAGAGAGAGGTTTCTTTTTGCAATCCTTCTGCTCAAGTTTATTTAGCGAGAGTGGGTTTCATAGTCTTTAAGTGAATTTTTTAGAAGGATTTTCCCACCTTCCAACTTCATGTGTTTTTGTCAccaattttttgaatttctcAATTGGCCTTCAATGTTCTTCATTTCTAAATCAACCTAATTATCATCAATTTCCTTAACTGTTACATTCACAATTTTACGATGTCCGGCTAAAGTACTATTCTTATCACGcaaattcttgtgtgagacggtctctttgagagaccatcccTAATTTGGTCTGCCCATTATcatcttttagtttaattaagctttaatgggttgggcatgagagatgtctctcaaagagacggtttcTCAGGAGACCGGTTGTTCTTATTAATATAGTATTGATTAATGAACTAATGGTTTGTGATTAGATGTCTTAACATATTACTAGTATTAATTGGTGGGAAAAGCTGATGAATTCTGGAGGGATTTAGTTTAATGATATGCAACTGATCCTTAAGCATGTAAGAATGGTCACGTGACATGTAATAAAACGTTAACAAGCACTGCTTGTATCATCATGTATAATCGACATGATCACATTGACATTATTTAGCTCGAGATACTCTGAATAAGAAAGGCCTTCTGTATTAATCATATCTATCAGATTGCAAAATTTATAACAGTACTTAGCTACTTGTTAATCTTATTCAGTTGCTAAACTCTTGTCGTTGTACAGAAAAATTGCATTTGAACATCTGCGTAACATCAGGCTGTTAGATTGACATTAGAAATCTCGACTGCCAGGGATTACAAGAATAATGTAAGTTCATTAATTCTAATTTGGTTATTAGCCGTTAAAGACTTGAACGTGTCTACGAGagattggggggggggggggttgcgGTGCAGGATTCATCTGCAGTCTGCCCTTTCTCAGTTGATGCGACTCAGTAAAAGCTCCCGAAAACTGACTTGTTTTGAATTTACAATGATGATTCCCAGGTCATTGACATGCTCAAAACTTTGGATAGGGACCTTATATTTTCTTCCATATCTGGCCTACTTGATGGATCTCTATTTAGACAAACCTCTATCAATCTAGCTAAAGAAATAGCAGGTTCAGAAGGATAATTTCCTTTTAACGAAGGATCAATCAGGCTTCTCAGCCGATCCTTTCCTTTTGTTTCATCAAATACACCCACAAAAACCTCTAAAATATTCCCATCAAGCCTTCCATACAGATCAACAGCCTTTTCTCCTGTGACCACCTCTAGCATTAGTATCCCAAATGCATAGACATCTAGTTTTGGCGAGAGTTCACCTTTCTCTCGGTACTCTGGTGAAACATAAACTTGTTCAGTCACACTTTGACCTTTCTGTCCTTCTCCCGCGCTTGCTGGACTGAATTTACTGATTTTTCCTCGAAAATCACTGTCAAGCAGAATTTTTCTGCTCTTCACATCCTTGTAGACATAAGGAGGACTGTTATAGCTATGGATGTAATTAAGCCCTCTAGCAACGTCTAACACGATCTGCATCCTTTGTGTCCAACTTAAAAACTTCTGATTAGTATTACTGCTGAAAATCCAGTCGCTGAGACGCCCATTCGATGCATACTCGTGTACGAGGTACCAGTGCCCATCATTGAAACAAACACCTAGAACACGAAGAAGGTTGAAATGATTGATCTTTGCCAGGGAACTAATTTCCTTAGACACATCCCCTTTCATCTTTTTAATGGCAGTTAGATCACCATTTATTTTACCCCGATAAACCGAGCCATAAATTCGTGAACCAGAGCTGAAGTCATCTGTTGCATATTGCAACTCGATGAAATTGAACACTTTCATCGATTGAGCTATGTCAGCTAGGCTTTCTAAAGATTCTCGATGTTCAACCTCTGTTTTCTTCCATATAGGATTCTCGTATGCTTCAAATGTCTCAGTGGGTAGAATGTCTGCTTGTTTCTTCGCTTTTCCTGAGAATGTGCAGTAAATTGTAACTACGATTACCAGTAGAACGACAATCCCTGCAACAGCCCCGATGACAGCATAAGCAGACATCTTAATTTGCTGTTTATACTGAAATCGTATGATTGTTTTGGCTGGAATGTATAATCAGAATTCGGGTTTAGAGATTCGGGTTTAGAAGGTATTTCGGGTTTAGAAAATGATCATAATGTTTGTTCAAATCAGGAAGGCAAAAGAATATAGCATTAGGTAGAGATTCCATTAAAAAGCAAGATGTGCATCGTGCAAATATTTATTGGTTGACATTATCAAACTCCAAGCTGTATGAAAACGGGCTAAGTTCATGGTGTCCAATAAATGGTTCATGTCTTATTTCAGGAATAAATCAAGATCTGTGTAAACTGGAATGATGATTGACGAGCTCTCCACCAACCAATAATTATGTGGCATTATAATCATGATTAAGGAGAATAGTTTCTTGCTAGTCTTCCTTAATGGTCTTGTATGATTGATGATATATGATTATCATCTTGCATAAAATGATTTAATGTTGTGTTTTCCTTAGCAAAGTAGAATTGGTCAGAGGTTAAATGTGTGTACATGCTATCCAGTAGTAGGAGACTAGGACCAGACTGAAAGATTGCTTAGGGTCTAGCTACAGTTGGGACTTGGGAgctttagtttttattttggttGATAATTGATAGCGGATTGGACCATGCTTATAAAAACTGTTCTTAATGtacttgatttattttattgcaAAAACTTGTGATTGAGGGTCTCATATTGAGGCCGTTCATATAGGCCGACCCAAAagctaaaaattgaaaaataaaaatagcccaaaattcaaaaattagaaaataaaaatttaattttgatcttaaaaatattaattttgacaataaaatttcaattttgacctaaaagtgaacaatttgaaaattaaagtgACACAAAAACTTGTATGCGGCCTCCAACACGCGTGCGactaaaaaattttatacttgCCGAATCAAACATTAAAACAcccattttaagacttaaaaagtgAAATCTAACACTCAAAACACCTACTCCAAGCGTCAATCTTCTTTCTTCAGAAgctcaatttgattttttagcTATCGACTTCAACTCTTAAAACACTCATTCCATCACTTAAAATGCCAATTCTAATTTTCAAAACCCCTACTCCAgcctttaattttatattttacttacctACTCCAACTGTAGAATATCTATTTCAAAACTTGGAATATATTTCAATGGTTTAAAGTTTGTCAAATCCAAGACTTAAATGCCTATTTCAAGGTCCAAAATGTCCTATTCAAgctttaaaatggcaacttcaAATTATGGGCTGGACCTGTGAGTAGTCGCACTATACAGACGTCTCATAGGAGATCTGctgttaaaatgatcaatttctacttacAAGTTTATAACCTGAAATGGATCAATTATTTTAAGTCCTCAATTTCAACGTTAAAGTGACCAATttaaaccttaaagtgatctatTATATatgaagtgatcaattaaatgatcagttatatataacttttaaagaattcaattttaatataattactttttatattcttagaatgattacttataacgttaaaatgattatttataatttaatataattattttttatagtcttagaatgattacttataattttaaaacgaTTACctatgatcttaaagtaatcaattaaaaaaatgggtTATTACATGAatcgtctcacgatgagacggtctcatgcaAGACGAGTTGCATTTATTTTATGGTTACATGAACGATAATTATACAAAATGTTAAAGCCTCGTCAAAAAATACTtcttttcatccttcattaaaGTATGGATCATTTGATAAAAGTTTTGTATCACCACTTATCCTCATAATATTTGCAAGCTCAACAAGCTTCTCCATGTCTTCAAACAAGCTCATCGCCATTGGTATACAAGGTTTTTCATAATCTTCACTTTTAGCTTCTCTCACAACACTTGGTGAAAATTATCATGTTTCTTACCGGTGataatattattcttattgaCTCTATTAGTTTTCTCCTAATGTCTGTTTAAT
This region includes:
- the LOC130821669 gene encoding lysM domain receptor-like kinase 4, which gives rise to MAMSLFEDMEKLVELANIMRISAKTIIRFQYKQQIKMSAYAVIGAVAGIVVLLVIVVTIYCTFSGKAKKQADILPTETFEAYENPIWKKTEVEHRESLESLADIAQSMKVFNFIELQYATDDFSSGSRIYGSVYRGKINGDLTAIKKMKGDVSKEISSLAKINHFNLLRVLGVCFNDGHWYLVHEYASNGRLSDWIFSSNTNQKFLSWTQRMQIVLDVARGLNYIHSYNSPPYVYKDVKSRKILLDSDFRGKISKFSPASAGEGQKGQSVTEQVYVSPEYREKGELSPKLDVYAFGILMLEVVTGEKAVDLYGRLDGNILEVFVGVFDETKGKDRLRSLIDPSLKGNYPSEPAISLARLIEVCLNRDPSSRPDMEENIRCSNAIFLYNDKSLATE